CAAGTGCCTGGCCGAGTGCTTCTCGATCGTCGAGAAATGGACGCGGACCAAGAGCAAGTTCGAGGTGATGGCGGCGCTTAATGACGTTGACGTGCCGTGTGGCCCGATCCTGTCGATGAAGGACCTGATCGAGGATCGCTCGCTCTACGAACGTGGCTATATGGTCGAACTCGACCATCCGGAGCGCGGCAGGTACGTGCAGCTCGGCTGCCCGATCTCGCTGTCGGCATCGCCGGTGGAAGTCGAGCGCTCGCCGCTGCTTGGCGAGCATACCGAAGAGATCCTCGAGTGGCTCGGCCGCACGCCGTCGCAAATCGTCGCGCTCAAGGCCGCCGGCGCGGTGTAGCCCTCCACACCCTCAACGCACACTCTCTCAACCGATTCCGGCGAAATCCGCAGGCCGCCCGCATCTCCAATGCGTGGCGGGTGGGCCTGCTTTCGCCCTGCGCAGCCCATCCGGGCCGCGTTTTTCGCCTGCCCCTCATTCATGCCTGAACAGATGGAGACCTGACATGGCACATGACAAGGATGCTGTACGCAAGATTCTCGCAATCGCCAAGAAGGAAGGCCGCAATGCGCTGACCGCCCCCGAAGGCAAGCTGGTTTGCGATGCCTATGGCATCTCTGTGCCAGGGGAGGGCGTCGCCAGGTCGCCCACGGGCGCGGTGGAACTGGCCAGCAAGATGGGATACCCGGTGGTGCTCAAGATCGTGTCGCCGGACATCCTGCACAAGACCGAAGCCGGTGGTGTGCTGGTGGGTGTGAACTCGGCCGCCGACGTGGAGCGCGGCTATCTGACGATCGTCGAGAACGCGAAGAAGTACAACGCGAATGCGCAGATCGTTGGCGTGCAGGTCCAGCAGATGATTGGCGGCGGGCAGGAGGTGATCATCGGCGCGGTGACCGACCCGTCGTTCGGCAAGCTGGTGGCATTCGGCCTGGGCGGCGTGCTGGTGGAGGTGCTCAAGGATGTGACGTTCCGCATGGCGCCGGCCACCTATGACGATGCGCTGTCGATGCTCGATGGCATCGCCGCGGCGGACGTGCTCAAGGGCGTGCGCGGCGCGGACCCGGCCAATCGCGAGGCGCTGGCCGGGATGATCCAGCGCGTGTCCGAACTCGTGAGCGATTTCCCCGAGATCTCCGAGCTTGACCTGAATCCGGTGTTCGCCAGCAAGGACGGCGCGATTGCCGCCGACGTGCGCATCGTGATCGACGACTCGCCGCAGCCGGAGAAATACCGGCCGAGCCAGGAAGAGATCGTGCGGCAGATGAACCGGATTATGCGGCCCGACACGGTGGCGGTGATCGGCGCATCGGCCGAGGACGGCAAGATCGGCAACTCGGTCATGAAGAACCTGATCAATGGCGGCTATCAGGGCAAGATCTACCCGATCCACCCGAAGGCCGACGAGATCATGGGCATGACGGCCTACAAGAGCGTGCTCGACGTGCCGGGCGATGTCGATGTGGCGGTCTTCGCTATCCCGGCCAAGTTCGTCGCGCAGGCATTGGAGGAGGTCGGCAAGAAGGGTATTCCGGGTGCGGTGTTGATTCCGTCCGGATTCGCCGAGACCGGCAATGTGGAGGGCCAGGAGGAGATTGTCGCCATCGCCCGCAAACACAATATCCGGCTGATGGGGCCGAACATCTACGGCTTCTACTACACACCGAAGAACTTGTGCGCGACGTTCTGCACGCCATACGACGTCAAGGGCAAGGCTGCGCTGTCGTCGCAGTCGGGCGGTATTGGCATGGCGATCATCGGGTTCTCGCGCTCGGCCAAGATGGGGGTGTCCGCGATTGTCGGGCTCGGCAACAAGTCCGATATCGACGAGGACGATCTGCTCACGTTCTTCGAGCAGGACGACAACACCGAGATCATCGCCCAGCACTGCGAGGACCTGAAGGATGGCCGGTCGTTCGCCGAAGTGGCACGTCGCGTCTCGAAGAAGAAGCCGGTGGTGGTGCTGAAGGCAGGCCGCACCAGCCTTGGCGCGCGCGCCGCAAGCTCGCACACGGGCGCGCTGGCAGGCAATGACAAGATCTACGAGGACGTCTTCAAGCAAGCAGGCGTGATCCGCGCCCGCTCGCTGCGCGACTTGCTCGAGTTCGCGCGCGGCATTCCAAAGCTGCCGACGCCGACGGGCGAGAACGTGGTCATCATCACCGGCGCGGGTGGCTCGGGCGTGCTGCTGTCCGATGCGTGCGTGGACAACGGACTGTCGCTGATGACGATGCCCGATGACCTGGACGCGGCGTTCCGCAAGTTCATCCCGCCGTTCGGCGCGGCCGGCAATCCGGTGGACATCACCGGCGGCGAGCCGCCCTCCACGTACAAGAACACGATCAAGCTCGGCCTGGAAGATCCGCGTATCCACGCGATCATCCTGGGCTACTGGCACACGATCATCACGCCGCCGATGGTCTTTGCCAAGCTCGTGGTCGAGGTGAAGGAAGAAATGCGCGCGAAGGGCATCGAGAAGCCGATCGTCGCGTCTCTGGCCGGTGACGTGCAGGTCGAGGAGGCTGCGGAGTACCTGTACGAGCACGGCGTGCCGGCCTATGCGTACTCGACGGAGATTCCGGTGGCGGTGCTCGGCGCAAAGTACAAGTGGGCGCGAGGGGCGGGCAAGATCTGACGCGTTCGGTTGTTCGGTCGTTCGTACGGCTGCCTCTTTCCCTCTCGCGCTGGCGTGAGAGGGAAAGAGGGCCAGCGCTTCCATTGCCAAGGCCCTCGACATGACAGCCCACGTCGAGGGCTTCTTCTTTTTTCATAAGGAGCCCCCATGCAGCAAACCTGGATTCGCTTCCGCAGCCCACGCGGAGACACTGGCTTCGGCCTCGTCGATGGCGATCGCGTCATCGTGTACGACGGCCCCGGCTACACCGGCTCGAAGCCCACCGGCGCCGTGCTGCCCCGCGACGAAGTGCACCTGCTGGCGCCGTGCGAGCCGGGCAAGATCGTCGCGCTATGGAACAACTTCCACGCGCTGGCGCGCAAGCTCGAGAAGCCCGTGCCGCTGCATCCGTTGTTCCTGATGAAGCCGGCCAGTTCGCTGGCCGGGCCTGGCGATGCCATCGAGCGGCCCGCCAGCTATCGCGGCAAGATCGTCTATGAAGGCGAGCTCGGGATCGTTATCGGCCGCAAATGCCGCAATGTGGGCGTGTCGGAGGCGGCCTCGCACATCTTTGGCTACACGGTGGTCAACGATGTCACCGCGGCCGAGTTGATCACCGAAGACCCGAACTTCCCGCAGTGGACGCGGGCCAAGGGTTACGACACGTTCGGCTGTCTGGGGCCGGGCATCGTCACCGGCTTCGACTGGCGCGCCGCCAGCGTTGTAACGCGGCTCGATGGCGTGGAGCGGCAGAACTATCCGCTCGCCGACATGGTCTTCTCGCCCGAAGAACAGGTCAGCCGGATCTCACAGGATCTGACGCTGATGCCCGGCGACGTGATTGCCTGCGGTACTTCGCTCGGTGTCGGATCGATGAAGGACGGCGCGGTGGTCGAGGTGTCGATCGCCGGAATCGGCGCCTTGGTCAACCACGTGAAGGGATAGCTGAAGGGCGGCAAAAGGCCCCCCACAACTGCAAGGGGCCTTTTCACCGAGAGAAAGGCTCGGCGATCAGTTGACGCCGGCGCCTGCCATTGCCCGCATGTACTCGCTCTTCTTATCGAAGATGAGTTCGCTCAGGAACGATGCCTCGTAGGCCTTCAACAGGTGAGCGTGGAAGTCCTCGATATAGCGCGCGACGCGGGTCTTCTCGCATTCGATGCCGCAGAGCCAGTCGAACATCTGCATGTCCCAGCGGAAGCGCAGCCCGAGTTCGGCGAACGCGGCGTTGTACGCGGCGAGCTGCATTTCGCGATCAGGCTGGCCCTTCTCGCTGACTGCCGGGGCGGTAATCGGTGCGGCGGGCTGGAGTTGGTTCATGATCGTCTCCTTGCAAGGCAGGTGGGGCGGCT
This genomic interval from Cupriavidus metallidurans CH34 contains the following:
- a CDS encoding fumarylacetoacetate hydrolase family protein, with translation MQQTWIRFRSPRGDTGFGLVDGDRVIVYDGPGYTGSKPTGAVLPRDEVHLLAPCEPGKIVALWNNFHALARKLEKPVPLHPLFLMKPASSLAGPGDAIERPASYRGKIVYEGELGIVIGRKCRNVGVSEAASHIFGYTVVNDVTAAELITEDPNFPQWTRAKGYDTFGCLGPGIVTGFDWRAASVVTRLDGVERQNYPLADMVFSPEEQVSRISQDLTLMPGDVIACGTSLGVGSMKDGAVVEVSIAGIGALVNHVKG
- a CDS encoding HAD family hydrolase, which produces MNQLQPAAPITAPAVSEKGQPDREMQLAAYNAAFAELGLRFRWDMQMFDWLCGIECEKTRVARYIEDFHAHLLKAYEASFLSELIFDKKSEYMRAMAGAGVN
- a CDS encoding acetate--CoA ligase family protein yields the protein MAHDKDAVRKILAIAKKEGRNALTAPEGKLVCDAYGISVPGEGVARSPTGAVELASKMGYPVVLKIVSPDILHKTEAGGVLVGVNSAADVERGYLTIVENAKKYNANAQIVGVQVQQMIGGGQEVIIGAVTDPSFGKLVAFGLGGVLVEVLKDVTFRMAPATYDDALSMLDGIAAADVLKGVRGADPANREALAGMIQRVSELVSDFPEISELDLNPVFASKDGAIAADVRIVIDDSPQPEKYRPSQEEIVRQMNRIMRPDTVAVIGASAEDGKIGNSVMKNLINGGYQGKIYPIHPKADEIMGMTAYKSVLDVPGDVDVAVFAIPAKFVAQALEEVGKKGIPGAVLIPSGFAETGNVEGQEEIVAIARKHNIRLMGPNIYGFYYTPKNLCATFCTPYDVKGKAALSSQSGGIGMAIIGFSRSAKMGVSAIVGLGNKSDIDEDDLLTFFEQDDNTEIIAQHCEDLKDGRSFAEVARRVSKKKPVVVLKAGRTSLGARAASSHTGALAGNDKIYEDVFKQAGVIRARSLRDLLEFARGIPKLPTPTGENVVIITGAGGSGVLLSDACVDNGLSLMTMPDDLDAAFRKFIPPFGAAGNPVDITGGEPPSTYKNTIKLGLEDPRIHAIILGYWHTIITPPMVFAKLVVEVKEEMRAKGIEKPIVASLAGDVQVEEAAEYLYEHGVPAYAYSTEIPVAVLGAKYKWARGAGKI